In Rubrivirga marina, the following are encoded in one genomic region:
- the holA gene encoding DNA polymerase III subunit delta codes for MAKGRSKTGASFDDLATGFRHGQFAPLYFFYGEEGWFMDELQRLAVEHAVEPHERDFNLDVVFGPEATAQQVLAQCAQFPMMAARRLVVVRGFEKLADNGLFKSYAEATNPHAVVVLLCNAKPNVSAHPYRALRENAVWSNFEPLKPAALPSWVEKRFKARRVETEAGAAAMLAEMSGSDLRGLDAEVDKLVTYVGDRKRVTRDDVLRAAGHSAEQNPFELQAALGRGDVPKALAIADALLAQAGNRAGEAIRIVALLSSHMTKLWKLTGCLEAGVPEREWAGQIGVPPFFLRDYVPPAKRYGPRGLRRAFEALLAADLELKGGSHRDERLILTLALRRAAATTP; via the coding sequence ATGGCGAAAGGCCGCTCCAAGACTGGCGCCTCGTTCGACGACCTCGCGACCGGCTTTCGGCACGGCCAGTTCGCCCCGCTCTACTTCTTCTACGGGGAGGAGGGCTGGTTCATGGACGAGCTCCAGCGACTCGCCGTCGAGCACGCCGTCGAGCCCCACGAGCGCGACTTCAACCTCGACGTCGTGTTCGGGCCGGAGGCGACGGCGCAGCAGGTGCTCGCGCAGTGCGCCCAGTTCCCGATGATGGCCGCCCGTCGGCTCGTCGTGGTGCGCGGGTTCGAGAAGCTGGCCGACAACGGGCTGTTCAAGAGCTACGCCGAGGCGACCAACCCGCACGCCGTCGTGGTCCTCCTCTGCAACGCGAAGCCGAACGTCTCGGCCCACCCGTACCGCGCGCTTCGCGAGAACGCCGTGTGGTCGAACTTCGAGCCGCTCAAGCCGGCCGCGCTCCCGAGCTGGGTCGAGAAGCGGTTCAAGGCGCGCCGCGTCGAGACCGAGGCGGGCGCGGCCGCGATGCTCGCCGAGATGTCGGGCTCCGACCTCCGCGGCCTCGACGCCGAGGTCGACAAGCTGGTGACGTACGTCGGCGACCGGAAGCGGGTCACGCGCGATGACGTGCTGCGGGCCGCGGGCCATTCGGCCGAGCAGAACCCGTTCGAACTCCAGGCCGCCCTCGGCCGGGGCGACGTGCCCAAGGCGCTCGCCATCGCCGACGCGCTCCTCGCCCAGGCCGGCAACAGGGCCGGCGAGGCGATCCGGATCGTCGCGCTCCTCTCGTCGCACATGACGAAGCTGTGGAAGCTGACAGGTTGTCTCGAAGCGGGTGTGCCTGAACGCGAGTGGGCCGGACAGATCGGCGTGCCGCCCTTCTTCCTTCGTGACTACGTGCCACCCGCCAAGCGCTACGGTCCGAGGGGCCTCCGCCGGGCCTTCGAGGCGCTCTTGGCGGCCGATCTGGAACTCAAAGGCGGCTCCCACCGCGACGAGCGGCTCATCCTGACGCTCGCCCTCCGCCGCGCCGCCGCGACGACTCCCTAG
- a CDS encoding aldo/keto reductase — translation MDTRRIGSLEVSTVGLGCNNFGWHIEESASQRVVDTALDAGITHFDTAESYGEGASEAFLGRALGDRRDDVVIATKFGHRPADGPTGQARPGTVRTSAEASLRRLGTDRIDLYYLHRPDPDTPIADTLGAMARLVEEGKVREIACSGFSSSQLREAEAVAQDVRFVAVQNEFSLLHREPTQDGVLDTCDVLGLAFVPYFPLKSGLLTGKYRAGDADAADGRLTATEGKFKGMGDGLLTDDNLETVERLIAFAEERGRTILELAFSWLLAHDPVASVIAGATKPEQVRANVGAAGWRLSQDELDAVDEILAQPA, via the coding sequence ATGGACACCCGCCGCATCGGCTCGCTCGAGGTCTCAACCGTCGGCCTCGGCTGCAACAACTTCGGCTGGCACATCGAGGAGTCCGCCTCCCAACGGGTCGTGGACACCGCCCTCGACGCCGGCATCACCCACTTCGACACCGCGGAGAGCTACGGCGAGGGCGCCTCGGAGGCGTTCCTGGGCCGCGCCCTCGGCGACCGTCGCGACGACGTCGTGATCGCCACCAAGTTCGGCCACCGCCCGGCCGACGGACCGACGGGGCAGGCCCGCCCCGGGACGGTCCGCACGTCGGCCGAGGCGAGCCTCCGCCGGCTCGGGACCGACCGCATCGACCTGTACTACCTCCACCGGCCCGACCCCGACACGCCCATCGCCGACACGCTCGGCGCCATGGCGCGACTGGTCGAGGAGGGGAAGGTCCGCGAGATCGCGTGCTCTGGGTTCTCCTCGAGTCAGCTCCGCGAGGCGGAGGCCGTCGCCCAAGACGTGCGCTTCGTCGCCGTCCAGAACGAGTTCAGCCTCCTCCACCGGGAGCCGACGCAGGACGGCGTGCTCGACACGTGCGATGTCCTGGGCCTCGCCTTCGTCCCCTACTTCCCCCTCAAGAGCGGCCTGCTCACCGGCAAGTACCGGGCAGGCGACGCCGACGCCGCCGACGGCCGGCTCACCGCCACCGAGGGCAAGTTCAAGGGCATGGGCGATGGGCTGCTGACCGACGACAACCTCGAGACGGTCGAGCGCTTGATCGCCTTCGCCGAGGAGCGCGGCCGCACGATCCTCGAGCTGGCGTTCTCGTGGCTCCTCGCCCACGACCCGGTGGCGTCGGTCATCGCCGGGGCGACGAAGCCGGAGCAGGTGCGTGCGAACGTCGGCGCCGCGGGCTGGCGGCTCTCGCAGGACGAGCTCGATGCCGTCGACGAGATCCTCGCTCAGCCGGCCTGA
- a CDS encoding L,D-transpeptidase family protein — MNRLGLFLAVVAGLAPAAAAQSYDQSVLGALLEREGRLPDAPPEYAVWRVEHETGNSVYARHDLYLRVGEGDARRGRQRLVLAQLLGQPAPTALAVGDSLVLPARPADFDLSPLAYAPYPRTWSGAAGIDKAVVVDKTTQTWAAYEAGRLVRWGPASTGAAETPTPSGRFTMNWRALERYSSEAPPGEEWFMRYVMNIHAARGIHLHQYDVVPTGPPQGHGCVRMVTSDAEWLYEWSSGWQTTAGEGALGGRVTGEGTLVVVQGDEPEGAPERFVMRRDAPVRVAVLLPPDPMAVPRGDR; from the coding sequence ATGAACCGCCTCGGACTCTTCCTCGCTGTCGTCGCCGGGCTCGCGCCGGCCGCCGCGGCCCAGAGCTACGACCAGTCCGTGCTCGGTGCGCTCCTCGAGCGGGAGGGCCGTCTCCCGGACGCGCCGCCTGAGTACGCCGTGTGGCGCGTCGAGCACGAGACGGGCAACTCGGTCTACGCTCGGCACGACCTGTACCTCCGGGTCGGCGAGGGCGACGCGCGACGCGGCCGCCAGCGGCTCGTGCTCGCCCAACTCCTCGGCCAGCCCGCACCCACGGCCCTCGCCGTCGGGGACTCGCTCGTGCTCCCGGCCCGACCCGCCGACTTCGACCTCTCCCCACTCGCCTACGCGCCGTACCCCCGGACATGGTCCGGCGCGGCCGGCATCGACAAGGCCGTCGTCGTCGACAAGACGACGCAGACGTGGGCGGCCTACGAGGCCGGCCGACTCGTCCGGTGGGGCCCGGCCTCGACGGGCGCGGCCGAGACCCCGACGCCGTCCGGCCGGTTCACGATGAACTGGCGCGCGCTCGAGCGTTACTCGTCGGAGGCCCCGCCGGGCGAGGAGTGGTTCATGCGGTACGTCATGAACATCCACGCCGCTCGCGGCATCCACCTCCACCAGTACGACGTCGTGCCGACGGGACCACCCCAGGGCCACGGCTGCGTCCGGATGGTGACCTCCGACGCCGAGTGGCTCTACGAGTGGTCGAGCGGGTGGCAGACGACGGCTGGGGAGGGCGCGCTCGGGGGCCGGGTCACCGGCGAGGGTACGCTCGTCGTCGTCCAGGGCGACGAGCCCGAGGGCGCGCCTGAGCGGTTCGTGATGCGGCGGGATGCCCCCGTCCGCGTCGCCGTCCTCCTCCCGCCTGATCCGATGGCCGTCCCCCGTGGGGACCGATGA
- a CDS encoding DUF4212 domain-containing protein: MTKEQHWQAQIRRIAILLAVWAVVAFGMSIFGAPFLNRFSFGGIPFGFWMAQQGSIYVFVALIWIYARTSDKADAEAGLAETDATTATGGEGH; the protein is encoded by the coding sequence ATGACCAAGGAGCAGCACTGGCAGGCCCAGATCCGCCGCATCGCGATCCTCCTCGCCGTCTGGGCCGTCGTCGCCTTCGGGATGTCCATCTTCGGCGCGCCGTTCCTCAACCGGTTCTCGTTCGGGGGCATCCCGTTCGGGTTCTGGATGGCGCAGCAGGGGTCGATCTACGTGTTCGTCGCCCTCATCTGGATCTACGCCCGCACGAGCGACAAGGCCGACGCCGAGGCGGGGCTGGCCGAGACCGACGCGACCACGGCCACCGGCGGCGAGGGACACTAG
- a CDS encoding protein-disulfide reductase DsbD family protein, with the protein MRPLLLLSALAALATAPSAQPAFMGGAPPPDPDDLVVWTGPSDPVRLARGGTATATLTLSVAEGWHVYALDSPLGIPLRVEATVLPRGVRAVGLRQSPPVDAVDPSLGEPVRWFDGPATVGVDLAVTADAPLGAHTASVEVRYGVCDDQICLPPQTRTVEVSLVVAGGASAVASGPSAPAPPPGDAPSGPDPAEAGLETGPVEKAPVEMEPVDPATAGVPEASAAAPARGGGGEGLAGFFLLAVGAGLAALLTPCVFPLVPLTVGAFSHDTSRGRALGRALGFGVAVVAVFTALGAAASAVLGAAGAQRVAADPVVNLVLGVAFVVFALSLLGLVELRLPASWANRVEGASRRRGGVLGTLLAAVALAVVSFSCTAPFVGGLLATAAADGGGAAAWARPLLGMAAFSAAFAAPFVVLAAAPGLLSRLPRSGSWMATLKGTLGFVELAAALKFLSNADLVWGVGVLTRPVVVALTMAVAALAALFLLGRLRLGEPAGEPAPRVGAGRLLGAVAALGAVLVLAPGLGGGAVPLADALLPPLVPPASGAEAEGRLAWHTDDLDAARAEAAAVGAPLFVDFTGYTCTNCRAMEARVFPAPEVAPLLGGDVVRAKLFTDGRPHGPVFQEVQRRLTGTVAMPTYAVLSPTGEVVGVWSGMASPDEFASFLRTAFDAAVGPADA; encoded by the coding sequence ATGCGACCCCTCCTCCTTCTGTCGGCGTTGGCGGCCCTCGCCACGGCGCCCTCCGCCCAGCCCGCCTTCATGGGCGGGGCCCCGCCGCCCGACCCCGACGACCTCGTGGTCTGGACCGGCCCGTCCGACCCCGTCCGCCTCGCGCGCGGCGGGACGGCGACGGCGACGCTCACGCTCTCGGTCGCCGAGGGCTGGCACGTCTACGCGCTCGACTCGCCGCTCGGCATCCCGCTCCGCGTCGAGGCCACCGTCCTCCCCCGGGGCGTCCGCGCCGTCGGCCTCCGCCAGTCGCCCCCGGTCGATGCCGTCGACCCGTCGCTCGGCGAGCCCGTCCGGTGGTTCGACGGGCCGGCCACGGTCGGTGTCGACCTCGCCGTGACGGCGGACGCTCCGCTGGGCGCGCACACCGCCTCGGTGGAGGTGCGGTACGGCGTGTGCGACGACCAGATCTGCCTGCCGCCGCAGACGCGGACGGTGGAGGTCTCCCTCGTCGTCGCGGGGGGGGCGTCGGCCGTGGCCTCCGGGCCGTCGGCCCCCGCGCCCCCGCCCGGCGACGCCCCCTCCGGGCCCGACCCGGCGGAGGCCGGGCTCGAGACGGGCCCCGTCGAAAAGGCTCCCGTCGAGATGGAGCCGGTCGATCCCGCGACCGCCGGGGTCCCCGAAGCGAGCGCCGCCGCGCCCGCCCGGGGCGGCGGCGGCGAGGGCCTCGCGGGGTTCTTCCTGCTCGCCGTCGGAGCCGGGCTGGCGGCGCTCCTGACCCCGTGCGTGTTCCCGCTCGTCCCGCTCACCGTCGGCGCGTTCTCGCACGACACGTCGCGGGGGCGGGCCCTCGGGCGGGCGCTCGGGTTCGGCGTGGCCGTCGTCGCCGTGTTCACCGCGCTCGGGGCCGCGGCGAGCGCGGTTCTCGGGGCGGCGGGGGCGCAGCGGGTGGCCGCCGACCCCGTCGTCAACCTCGTGCTCGGCGTCGCGTTCGTCGTCTTCGCCCTGTCGCTGCTTGGGCTCGTCGAGCTCCGGCTCCCGGCATCGTGGGCGAACCGCGTCGAGGGCGCCTCGCGGCGTCGGGGCGGCGTGCTCGGTACGCTGCTCGCGGCCGTGGCCCTCGCCGTCGTCTCGTTCTCGTGCACGGCCCCGTTCGTGGGCGGGCTGCTGGCGACGGCGGCGGCCGACGGCGGGGGCGCCGCGGCGTGGGCCCGGCCCCTCCTCGGGATGGCCGCGTTCTCGGCCGCCTTCGCGGCCCCGTTCGTCGTCCTCGCCGCGGCGCCCGGCCTCCTCTCGCGGCTCCCGCGCTCGGGGTCGTGGATGGCGACACTCAAGGGGACGCTCGGCTTCGTCGAGCTCGCCGCCGCCCTGAAGTTCCTGTCGAATGCCGACCTCGTGTGGGGCGTCGGGGTCCTCACACGGCCGGTCGTCGTCGCGCTGACGATGGCCGTGGCCGCACTCGCCGCGCTGTTCCTGCTAGGCCGGCTCCGCCTCGGCGAGCCCGCGGGCGAGCCCGCCCCGCGCGTCGGGGCCGGCCGGCTCCTCGGCGCCGTCGCCGCCCTCGGCGCCGTCCTCGTGCTGGCGCCGGGCCTGGGCGGCGGGGCGGTCCCCCTCGCCGACGCGCTCCTCCCGCCGCTCGTGCCGCCCGCCAGCGGGGCCGAGGCCGAGGGCCGGCTCGCCTGGCACACCGACGACCTCGACGCCGCACGCGCCGAGGCGGCCGCCGTCGGCGCCCCGCTCTTCGTCGACTTCACCGGCTACACCTGCACGAACTGCCGGGCCATGGAGGCCCGCGTGTTCCCGGCCCCCGAGGTCGCCCCGCTCCTCGGCGGCGACGTCGTCCGGGCCAAGCTGTTCACCGACGGCCGCCCGCACGGGCCGGTGTTCCAGGAGGTCCAGCGCAGGCTGACCGGGACCGTCGCCATGCCGACCTACGCCGTCCTCTCGCCCACGGGAGAGGTCGTCGGCGTGTGGAGCGGGATGGCCTCGCCCGACGAGTTCGCCTCCTTCCTCCGCACCGCCTTCGACGCCGCGGTCGGCCCCGCCGACGCCTGA
- a CDS encoding DoxX family membrane protein encodes MTTRPLPEAAFRVLLSLIFLVSGATHLLRPEAVAARLDGAPFAHVATALAPSTSLVLLAGVALLAGGLALLVGYRTRAAALGLIAVLVPITLTVQLAPEALGPLFKNVAILGGLVFFAAHGSEGYSADRALRLRRARRLVPALS; translated from the coding sequence GTGACCACCCGTCCTCTCCCGGAGGCTGCCTTCCGCGTGCTCCTCAGCCTCATCTTCCTTGTCTCCGGCGCGACCCACCTCCTCCGGCCGGAGGCCGTCGCGGCCCGGCTCGACGGGGCCCCGTTCGCCCACGTCGCGACGGCCCTCGCGCCGTCAACGTCTCTCGTGCTGCTGGCCGGCGTCGCCCTCCTGGCCGGCGGCCTCGCCCTCCTCGTCGGGTACCGGACGCGGGCCGCCGCGCTCGGGCTCATCGCCGTCCTCGTCCCGATCACGCTGACGGTCCAACTCGCGCCGGAGGCCCTGGGGCCCCTCTTCAAGAACGTCGCCATCCTAGGCGGCCTCGTGTTCTTCGCGGCCCACGGCTCGGAGGGGTACAGCGCGGACCGGGCCCTCCGGCTCCGCCGCGCCCGCCGGCTCGTCCCCGCCCTGTCATGA
- a CDS encoding SDR family oxidoreductase, with translation MLAVTGATGHLADRGGVVREGGYGWPETLGPALDGVDRLLLISGNETGRRVAQHQLVIDAAQEAGVGLVAYTSILHADTSEIGLAEEHRQTEALLDASGIPHVVLRNGWYTENYTGSIGAALEHGAVLGSAGDARISAASRKDFAEAAAVVLTSDEDQAGRTYELAGPSFTMTEYAAELTRQSGTPVNYVDMTEEGYRDALIQAGLPEPVAAMLAQSDAAARQGALEGSPDDLEGLLNRTPTPMPDVVAEALAARGDG, from the coding sequence ATGCTCGCCGTCACCGGAGCCACCGGCCACCTCGCCGACCGGGGGGGCGTCGTCCGCGAAGGTGGCTACGGCTGGCCGGAGACACTCGGCCCGGCTCTCGACGGCGTCGACCGGCTGCTGCTCATCTCGGGGAACGAGACTGGAAGGCGGGTTGCCCAGCACCAGCTCGTGATCGACGCCGCCCAAGAGGCCGGCGTCGGGCTCGTCGCCTACACGAGCATCCTCCACGCCGACACGTCCGAGATCGGGCTGGCGGAGGAGCACCGCCAGACGGAGGCCCTGCTCGACGCCAGCGGGATCCCGCACGTCGTCCTCCGCAACGGGTGGTACACCGAGAACTACACGGGCTCGATCGGCGCGGCGCTCGAGCACGGCGCCGTCCTCGGCAGCGCGGGCGACGCCCGGATCTCCGCCGCCTCGCGGAAGGACTTCGCCGAGGCAGCCGCCGTGGTCCTCACCTCCGACGAGGACCAGGCGGGGCGGACCTACGAACTCGCCGGCCCGTCGTTCACCATGACGGAGTACGCCGCCGAGCTCACGCGGCAGTCCGGCACCCCGGTGAACTACGTCGACATGACGGAGGAGGGCTACCGCGACGCCCTGATCCAGGCGGGCCTGCCCGAGCCCGTCGCCGCCATGCTCGCGCAGTCGGACGCCGCCGCGCGCCAAGGCGCGTTGGAGGGATCGCCCGACGACCTCGAGGGGCTCCTCAATCGGACGCCGACGCCGATGCCGGACGTCGTGGCCGAGGCGCTGGCCGCGCGCGGCGACGGGTAG
- the acs gene encoding acetate--CoA ligase has product MSAPDLYPASDAFRQNARVGSREAYDEMYRRSVEDNEGFWAEQADRLDWIEPFDTVKDVSFDADDLHIRWYVGGKLNACYNALDRHVEEGRGDRVAFYFEPDDPKKEERRQITYAEALAETQRMASVLKDLGVQKGDRVTIYMPMIPEAVYAMQACARIGAIFSVIFGGFSPEAIAGRIRDAASDFVITADQGRRGGKTIALKANVDAALKRLGEDSEVRHVLVVRNTGGNVTWDDRDVWYHEATRSASGACPCEPMDAEDPLFILYTSGSTGTPKGVVHTTAGYCVYTSLTHEITFDWREDDVFWCSADVGWITGHSYIAFGPMINGATQVLFEGVPTFPDAGRVWDVVEQYGVTLFYTAPTLIRALMAQGDDFVTRHDRSSLRVLGTVGEPINPEAWRWYHEVVGEGRCPIVDTWWQTETGGHMLTPLPGAIDQKPGAATVPFFGIQPQVLDAEGKVLEGEAEGLLVIADSWPGQARTVYENHERFKNTYFTAYPGTYFTGDGCRRDADGYYWITGRVDDVINVSGHRMGTAEVESALVLHDAVAEAAVVGVPHPIKGQTIYAYVTLAADATPNEDLRAELRQHVRKVIGPIATPEFLQFAIAGLPKTRSGKIMRRILRKVATGEHDSIGDTSTLADPEVVDKLITGRRGRPEDDAAYE; this is encoded by the coding sequence ATGAGCGCCCCCGACCTCTACCCCGCCTCCGACGCCTTCCGCCAGAATGCCCGTGTCGGCTCGCGCGAGGCCTACGACGAGATGTACCGCCGGTCCGTCGAGGACAACGAGGGCTTCTGGGCCGAGCAGGCCGACCGCCTCGACTGGATCGAGCCCTTCGACACGGTCAAGGACGTGAGCTTCGACGCCGACGACCTCCACATCCGGTGGTACGTCGGTGGCAAGCTCAACGCGTGCTACAACGCCCTCGACCGCCACGTCGAGGAGGGACGGGGCGACCGCGTCGCGTTCTATTTCGAGCCTGACGATCCGAAGAAGGAAGAGCGCAGACAGATCACCTACGCCGAGGCACTGGCGGAGACCCAGCGGATGGCGAGCGTCCTGAAGGACCTCGGCGTCCAGAAAGGCGACCGCGTCACGATCTACATGCCGATGATCCCGGAGGCCGTCTACGCCATGCAGGCGTGCGCACGGATCGGGGCCATCTTCTCGGTCATCTTCGGCGGGTTCAGCCCGGAGGCCATCGCCGGCCGGATCCGCGACGCCGCGTCCGACTTCGTCATCACGGCCGACCAGGGGCGCCGAGGCGGCAAGACCATCGCCCTCAAGGCCAACGTCGACGCCGCCCTCAAGCGGCTGGGCGAAGACAGCGAGGTCCGCCACGTCCTCGTGGTCCGGAACACGGGCGGCAACGTGACCTGGGACGACCGTGACGTGTGGTACCACGAGGCCACCCGGTCCGCCTCGGGCGCGTGCCCGTGCGAGCCGATGGACGCCGAGGACCCCCTCTTCATCCTCTACACCTCGGGCTCGACCGGCACGCCGAAGGGCGTCGTCCACACCACCGCGGGCTACTGCGTCTACACGTCGCTCACGCACGAGATCACGTTCGACTGGCGAGAGGACGACGTCTTCTGGTGCTCCGCCGACGTCGGCTGGATCACCGGCCACAGCTACATCGCCTTCGGGCCGATGATCAACGGGGCGACGCAGGTCCTCTTCGAGGGCGTCCCCACGTTCCCCGACGCCGGCCGCGTGTGGGACGTCGTGGAGCAGTACGGGGTCACCCTCTTTTACACGGCGCCGACGCTCATCCGCGCGCTCATGGCGCAGGGCGACGACTTCGTGACGAGGCACGACCGGAGCAGCCTCCGCGTGCTCGGCACAGTCGGTGAGCCGATCAACCCCGAGGCGTGGCGGTGGTACCACGAGGTCGTCGGCGAGGGCCGGTGCCCGATCGTCGACACGTGGTGGCAGACGGAGACGGGCGGCCACATGCTGACGCCGCTCCCGGGCGCCATCGACCAGAAGCCGGGCGCCGCGACGGTCCCGTTCTTCGGCATCCAGCCGCAGGTGCTCGACGCCGAGGGCAAAGTCCTCGAAGGCGAGGCCGAGGGCCTGCTCGTCATCGCCGACAGCTGGCCGGGCCAGGCGCGGACGGTCTACGAGAACCACGAGCGGTTCAAGAACACGTACTTCACGGCCTACCCGGGCACCTACTTCACCGGCGACGGCTGCCGGCGCGACGCCGACGGCTACTACTGGATCACGGGCCGCGTCGACGACGTGATCAACGTGAGCGGCCACCGGATGGGGACGGCCGAGGTCGAGAGCGCGCTCGTGCTCCACGACGCGGTCGCCGAGGCCGCCGTGGTCGGCGTCCCGCACCCCATCAAGGGCCAGACGATCTACGCCTACGTCACGCTCGCCGCCGACGCGACGCCGAACGAGGACCTCCGCGCCGAGCTCCGCCAGCACGTCCGCAAGGTGATCGGGCCGATCGCGACGCCGGAGTTCCTCCAGTTCGCCATCGCCGGCCTGCCGAAGACGCGCTCGGGCAAGATCATGCGCCGGATCCTCCGCAAGGTGGCCACCGGCGAGCACGACAGCATCGGCGACACGTCGACGCTGGCCGACCCGGAGGTCGTGGACAAGCTGATCACCGGCCGCCGCGGCCGGCCCGAAGACGACGCGGCGTACGAGTAG
- a CDS encoding aquaporin translates to MAAKTMIEFLGTFLVLTIGLTVLIGSTYAPFAIAAVLIGAIYMGGHVSAAHYNPAVTLAYWLRGRLPAVGIVPYVLAQPAGAALAALAFRVQVPEA, encoded by the coding sequence TTGGCTGCCAAGACGATGATCGAGTTCCTCGGCACCTTCCTCGTCCTCACGATCGGGCTGACGGTCCTGATCGGGAGCACGTACGCGCCGTTCGCCATCGCGGCCGTGCTCATCGGGGCGATCTACATGGGCGGCCATGTTTCGGCGGCGCATTACAACCCGGCCGTCACGCTCGCCTACTGGCTGCGGGGCCGGCTGCCGGCCGTCGGGATCGTCCCATACGTGCTGGCCCAACCGGCCGGCGCGGCGCTGGCGGCGCTCGCCTTCCGGGTCCAGGTCCCCGAGGCGTAA
- a CDS encoding RNA polymerase sigma factor, which yields MNDEDLMSQFQMGTVEAFDILVSRYHDPLTNYIYRFLGDLKECEDLLQETFLRVYRNRHSYRRIAKFSTWLYTIAGNLARSEYRKRKRRRLYSLQSVNRDDEEYEVEIPDETFLPDKHAEGTIQDKYIQDALAQIPEEFREVVVLRDVQQLAYEEIADITGLPMGTVKSRINRGRTKLQGILKEVYTPEEA from the coding sequence ATGAACGACGAGGACCTGATGTCCCAGTTCCAGATGGGCACGGTCGAAGCGTTCGACATCCTCGTCAGTCGTTACCACGACCCGCTGACGAACTACATCTACCGGTTTCTCGGCGACCTCAAAGAGTGCGAGGACCTCCTCCAGGAGACGTTCCTCCGGGTCTACCGCAACCGGCACAGCTACCGCCGAATTGCCAAGTTCTCGACGTGGCTCTACACGATTGCCGGCAACCTCGCGCGGAGCGAATACCGCAAGCGGAAGCGCCGTCGGCTCTACAGCCTCCAGTCGGTGAACCGCGACGACGAGGAGTACGAGGTCGAGATCCCAGACGAGACGTTCCTCCCGGACAAGCACGCCGAGGGCACGATCCAGGACAAGTACATCCAGGACGCGCTCGCCCAGATCCCGGAGGAGTTCCGTGAGGTCGTCGTCCTCCGCGACGTGCAACAGCTGGCCTACGAGGAGATCGCCGATATCACGGGCCTCCCGATGGGCACGGTCAAGAGCCGGATCAACCGCGGCCGGACCAAGCTCCAGGGGATCCTCAAGGAGGTCTACACGCCGGAAGAGGCCTAG
- a CDS encoding DsrE family protein: MPRFLLLLLVMVAAPAALAQPDTTAAPSDPVGRPTYAAPEGVVFLVREPQHARAAIRTAAELRERPAYAEVPVELVVCGGGSRALLADAPDAAALVESAAAGGVRLLACGMSLDNLGIDPAALAPGVDVVPNGLLYALDRQAEGFLSVEL, translated from the coding sequence ATGCCCCGCTTCCTCCTGCTCCTCCTCGTCATGGTCGCCGCCCCGGCGGCCCTCGCCCAGCCCGACACGACTGCCGCGCCCTCCGACCCCGTCGGACGGCCCACTTACGCCGCTCCTGAAGGCGTCGTCTTCCTCGTCCGCGAGCCCCAGCACGCGCGGGCGGCCATCCGGACCGCCGCCGAACTCCGCGAACGGCCGGCGTACGCCGAGGTCCCCGTCGAGCTCGTCGTCTGCGGCGGCGGGAGCCGGGCGCTCCTGGCCGACGCCCCGGACGCCGCCGCGCTGGTCGAGTCCGCCGCCGCCGGTGGCGTCCGGCTGCTTGCCTGCGGGATGTCGCTCGACAACCTCGGCATTGACCCGGCCGCCCTCGCGCCCGGCGTCGACGTCGTCCCGAACGGGCTCCTCTATGCCCTCGACCGTCAAGCCGAGGGGTTTCTCTCGGTCGAGCTCTAG